The sequence TTGATTTTAGCACTTGCACTGGTTGCTAGGCTCTTCCGACTGCCTTTTATcatgttgctatgcggttgcttgGCGTTTTCTTCCtgtctgttgtaaaaaaaaagagtgaaatgtTCTCGTCTCTTATCTGTACACCAGATGTCGCAGTGTACCTAGTTTCATTAACTTATTTAATATCAGGGAAATCTCATTAATAGATCTTTACACATTTGaccaaaacattttaacaaacgCTTACATTCTAAGGAACAAAGTTATTATTACACAAAATCATCCGTGTTTGTAGCTCAAAGACATTCAAATACTCAAATGAAACAATGTTGCGGGTTGCTCTTTCAAAGCTCTGTTAATGTAGCAACTTTCAGATGTTTCTTCTAAAATGAAGTCAAAATAGACACATTTATGTCGTCATGCAGTAAGAGTATAAAGCAATAAAATGGATGTTTAAAGCAGCTCGGATCATTTAATCTATTTGCTGAGAAAGGTTTCAATTTACAGACTTTAATATCTTGTCAAATCTGAGCACAATCTGAGACGCTGTTCAAAACTCTTCTGGAACTGGATTGTTTCTTTTATTGGGATGTTTTTCCCAGGAGAAAGTCTGAAAAACAGGAGCAAAAGTCTCCACTAAATCTCAGtgtttctcaactggtgggtcatGACCAATAAATGTGCCACAGGTCCCAGGAAGAATGCAAACAAGAACACACAACTCTCCGTGTAATGGTGCACAGTTAAGAGAGTAAAACAAACAGACTTATCAGAAACACTTCCCGTATCTTCTGAGGCTGATGCCAAAGGTTGTGTTTCCAATCAAACCCTCCAGAAAAACAATTGAGACTTTAAACAGTTTTGTGATTTGCTTTACTATAGGATCAGATCTGGAATAGCAGCTGCCAGAGCTTTAGACAAAATCTCATTACATAAGATGATAAAGCTCTCGGTACCTACATCCTTCATATACATTcgtctatgtaaaaaaaaaaaaaaaattcatattatgGCTTCATATTGCAATGCATAAAACATATGCAtacataatgtttgttttttaatctgtGGTCATTGCAATTACGTCTATTTTGAAGCAGAAGTGCATGACATGCATTTAGTTTGAAATGAGAACTTGGAGGCAAAAATGTTCGttaaacacaaaatgtttttatttcctgtttccatttttcatttataatgatAATCATTTGTTTTTCGAATATAAGTTTCACAATTTTCATGTCAGGCAATATATAACAGTATATTCAGGATATTTAATAAGATACATCTAGTTTCTGAGCAGTGTTTTTACAGAGAGTGAAGAAAGAATAAGACACGTCTCACTATGAAGGACAGATGAGAAACCGGGATGAGTCTGTGAGCTAGAGAAGTCATCCGGCGAGGACTCGAAGTGACGAGCGTGTGGCATTATTGGTTTGGAGAGAAACACAGACGGGgacaaagagtgtgtgtgtgtgtgtgtgtgtgtgtgtgtgtgtgtgtgtttgagtggaaAGCTCTCTTGTAGTGCAGGTGTGTTTGTCGTAGCCATTGTTTGTGTAAGCACGTGTTTGTCGCCGTGTCATCGTTGACGTTGTCCGAAGCGTCTAGGTGTTATTGAAGCTGTAAATGTGTGGTCACCATTGTGAAAAAACACCAGTCAATTAAAAACCAGTTCACTTTTTATGGAATCCAATTTCTTCCATGTAAGAGAATAAAATCATGCTTTGTAAGttataataatgagataaaaactttaaaactgaCATACTAAGTCAAATATGAGATTAAAAGTCGAAATTATGAGGTGTTGTAATTATGACTTTAAAAGTCACAATTTATCTACcaattcataattatgagataaaaaccTAGTTATGAGACAAAATGTTTCTGACtttataagtatgatttaaattcataattatcACATAAACaaccataattatgagataaaaagtcaaaattgaggatatcataattatgactttataaatttaaattatacatGTATCTTATTAGCTTTTTATGGAATCCCATTTCTTCCatataagaaaaacaaatatgctTTTTAAGTCATacttatgagataaaaagttggaATTATAAcatagtcataattatgagatacaaaCTTGAATTTATGGCTTTATAATTGGTCATAATTATGCTAAAAAGACGAGAAGTCAAAATTTGAATCGAAATCGAAATTTACATAGTTgaatatgagataaaaagtcaaaattatgatgtgaagtcataattatgagtttaAAAGTCACAATTTATGTACTgattcataattatgagataaaaatcgAATTATGAGACAACATGTTTCTCACTTTATAAGTTATTCTGATTTAAAGTCATAATTATCACATAAACAATCATGATTATGAGATAAAAGGTGTTTACATAGAcagtcataattatgagttttAAAGTCAAAATTTACATATTAACTCataaatatgagataaaaagtcaacaCTGATGTATGTCACAATTATAAgatgaaatgttgaaattatgaCTTTAAAACTCAAAGTTGACATATCAAGTCAATTATGAGATACCATATCAAAATTATGGCATAAAAAGACATTATGACATTATGAGAAAATTATGACAATCTCATACGAGATTTTTTGATGTTGCctttttttaatctcataatttcaatttctaaaattttatcttaatttaatctcATATGACctaaacttgattttttttttcttacgtggtggaaataagcttccatcGCTTTCTGTTGGTCAGCGCAGGAAATGTATTCTGTatttctattgaaatgactggatctCTCTTGCAGAATTGCACCAAGCATCATGACCACATGACCACGACTTTAAGAGTGAGATCACTGATGACTTCATGTGCTGTTTACATGGTTAATGTTGTCCCAGATTCCTGTCTGCTTGATTTTTCTTCTTACGGAAATGAATAATGTGCATGATCTACGCTCGCTCTGTATACAAGCACTCGGTGCAGCGACATGCTAACACGCATCGATGCAGTGTCTAAAGTACAGAAATCTGAAATAATGTGCAATAATTGGATCTACCATatcttaaaaacatataaaatctaTTCCATGACATAGAGCGGTCAGGCAGCACACGTGAAGTAGATCGTAGTAAACGTACGGCAGGCAGCGTAAGTTTAGCTAGTTATTAATCACTGCTCTGTGTAAACATTGAACTGATCCCAACATCAGGCTGTAAATTGTGTGCTGATGTGCGACGGATGGACTCGTTAATTTCGAAAGTTTGGCCCAGTTTGGCTCTTTTTCTTTTCCCACACACTTTTCTAGCGCACACCCGCCAATGTTTCAAACGCACAACACTGTGGCAGTAACCCAATAGAAACACAGCACATTCACTACTGGGGGTGAAATGaaggaacacaaaataaaaaataaacacgaCAGGCCACCCGCGCGTCGACGACGGCAGGCTAGTGGTTTGCTAATATGCACTACGCTAATGTCTCGCTCACAAATCGGGAGTCTGACTTGTCCATTTGACTCGAATCGCCTTGAACATCCAAATGTCACATCACATGATAAAAATCTAAGATTCTACCAAAGCTAagaagaaattaaataaagtttcGAGAAACATATGCTGCTAGTGTTTGCGTCATATTTCCGCTGTGCTAACAGGTGCTAACCCATGACGTGCTCAACAgcacataaacatatataaataaaaactttttgggaagaaaacacatttgttCATTCATCTACATGGATTTGCAAATTTAACGTTTTTCCCCCCCACGCTTTTCTTCGCAACTACTCTCTTCGTTATCTACCTCAGATTCTGTATTATTTACAAGTATTAACAGTACACTCGTGGACCAGAAGGTATTGCTGTGTACACGCTTCATACACATTCTGGACGATATGGAGCGAATATGTTATCAGTCGACTGGGCAAAttaattaatggcaaactgatatggCGTAGCTTGAAGCTGATTGGCTAATGTGTCGGGGCAATCTGAGCATGTGCAGAACGTCAGCCAATCGTTTCACTTTAactttgcttgtgtgtgtgtgtgtgtgtgtgtgtgtgcgttcgtgAACATAACAGCGTTACAAAAGTGTCTTCACAAACGttgtcattatataaaaaataaaaaccacaaatccaataataaataaataaataacattatgaatgtaccttaatctcataaataaataaatggataaaacaGACATCAAGTTAAGAGGACGATATGTAACCGATTACAGTCTGAGGCGATTTTTGATCATATTGATCTCATATGCGCATTTCtacacaatttgtttttttttttgccaatgatCCTGACCAGATTTGACCTAATTCTATATGCTCAGTAACATAAAAGCCATTATATACTGTAGACTACACATTTTAGCTTGATATCAAAAGACAAAggtaagaaattatattttgcatagaGAAAATGAAGTCTATTTTAGATTTTTCACATCATGGTGTTATCTTCCTATATTTTGGGAGCACATTTTCTCtatgtgaaatataatttcttggCAGGTTTTGGGATGATTGTGGTCCCTCTGAATTCACTGGATTCGTGATGATTGTGTCTAGAGCTCTAGAAAGGCTTGATGATGTTTTCCTGGAATGATATCAGTTGGATATGACGACAGTCAAgagtaaacacacacagagatacaaagacacgcacacacacacacacacacacacacagaaacatcatGTAGACAGGAGAATGCGGACGGACAAATACACTGAACACTTTGAGATATGAAGGACTCCTACCAtctcctgtatgtgtgtgtgtgtgtgtgtgtgtgtgtgtgtatgcgtgtgtgtggcAGATGCAGTTGCTCTACACTTTGTTGACGCGCAGCTTGAAGATCACGCGGCCGGCGAACTTGTCTCTTTCGCTGATCTTGAACTGAATGTCAGAGTTGATCTTACACTCCACGTTGAAGTCGGTGTTGAGAGTGAGCTCTGTGAACTTCACAGCCACCAGGGGCTGAGAATAATTCACCTGAAACACATGCAGAGAGAGCGGTTACACACAAATATACTCAcaaatatagtgtgtgtgtgtgtgtgtgtgtgtgtgtgtgtgtgtgttcttgccTGTGCTCTCTTGCCGTAGTATGGATAGTACATGAGGTTAAAGGTTCCGTTTGTAGGGAAGTATTCGACTGCAGGATTGGTTTCGTTCGTCTGAGCCATCTTCTGAGCCTTgtgatgtaaatcaatgagatctttataacatgATCTTTATATGTCTGAGAATATTATGTCTCAGtaaaatgagattgaaattatcCAAACATTTAATGCAATGCGATCCAGTGCTTGATCTGATTGAGAGATGAAGATATGTCTACTAACACTCTAGTGCGTGAGAGTTACGCACTAGTTAGGGCTGTACTGTACTAGTTGAAGATGAGCACTAGTCTAAGGTTAGGGATGCTAAGTGTGCAGACTAGTCTATTTCTTACCACCTCGTCTCCATCTTTATCTCCCTGAGTATGGAGGGATGCGGTGAGCAAACATTAGAGATGTAATTCATGGCTGTTGGTGATGAGGGTTGGCTGAAGGACAGCTAAGATCTTACTCACCTTTGCTGAACAGGAGACGAATGGAGACTTTCCATCCTTACTTGGCTCCAGCCCAATCACCTGCAGGAGCAAACCAAGCACCTTCATCATCCTCCTGCAGCTTTCAGACCAAAGCTAACTGATTGGGGCTAGCTAATGATTTATGATGCTGTTTGCAGCTCAAACTTGTGTTTGTAttgaaaaagtctgaattaatTGTGAGGGGAAATGTCTAACTTATTAGATATAAATGCCAATTAATGACAAATAAAGCCTAATTTAAAAGTCTGAAATATTAGATATAAATTATGAAGGAGGGgaatctgaattatgagatagaaATGTAATAATGAGAAAAGActtaattgtgagatatacattGCCGAATTCTAAGAAATCtggattatgagatataaatgccaaattatgagataaaaattttGAATTGTGAGAAGAATGATTAATTGTCAGATATAAATGCTGAATTCTGAGGGAAAatgtctgaattatgagatattaaagtttgtttttgttttaattaaaaaatatatatataaatgtcaaattattagattttaaaacctgaattgtgagatataaatgcagaattataaaatataaatgtagatttttgaggaaGAAAGTCTGAATTAAGATATATCAATGCTGAATTATGATAAGAAAAAAGGTCAGGATTGGCAGATAAGAAATCTgaattatatgttttgttttcttatattataaataaatgtcaaattaagaaatattaaattctaaaatgctgaattatgaaaaaaaagtctgaattgtgagatataacttAAATACCTACTTCTTAGAAAAATTGCTAGGtagaaatatgcaaatatgtattttgttttatttatgcgtTTGAAGAAACGGCTTCCATAGTAAGAAGCTTCTGAATTCAGCTGTATATTACTGTTCTGATGAGTGATCAGCGCAGTTACCCGGTTGAGTTTGATGAGCACGCAGGGTTTTCCGTCCTGGTATCCGTATGTGCGGTCCTCGAGTCCGGAGCAGCTCCCCAGCATGGTGCGGTTGAACTGGCAGGAGCGTTTGGGATTGTTACGCACCTCGCCGCTGTCCTCCTGGAGGAAGTACTTATCCGGGACGCAGGCGTCGTTCTTCACCGCCTGCTGAGAGTCGTTATAGGCTGCAGAAGAACAGACACAGAGCTAATGATCCTCCTCCTGAGGAAGctattaactctttccctgccaaacACAGAGTACTCAGTGTTTCTGTGTTCTCACTGTTATACACTAGAGGGCGCTAACACACCTCTCCTGAATGAGTCTAGAAACACAGACGAGGAAGACACAGAAACAATCGTAGTAAATCTGTGTTTATATCTAACAGAATTATTCCCAAATCACAGATACTGGTAGCTGCTTTCCTCTAAacaacttacattgcattgaaGGTCTACATTTTTTATCAGTtcactgggaatcgaacccatgaccgtGATGTTGCGAGCACTATCTTTTTGTATGAAAACGCACACATAGACTGTGATTGTGAGTCAAAAATCAATGCATGTTGTTTGAtgtattt is a genomic window of Carassius auratus strain Wakin chromosome 23, ASM336829v1, whole genome shotgun sequence containing:
- the atp1b2a gene encoding sodium/potassium-transporting ATPase subunit beta-2a, yielding MAKDDEKKESGEWKEFFWNPRTHELLGRTASSWGLILLFYLIFYTFLAGMFCLTMYVMLMTLDDYKPTWQDRLATPGMMIRPKGDPLEIVYNMDKTESWDSYIQALDNFLAPYNDSQQAVKNDACVPDKYFLQEDSGEVRNNPKRSCQFNRTMLGSCSGLEDRTYGYQDGKPCVLIKLNRVIGLEPSKDGKSPFVSCSAKAQKMAQTNETNPAVEYFPTNGTFNLMYYPYYGKRAQVNYSQPLVAVKFTELTLNTDFNVECKINSDIQFKISERDKFAGRVIFKLRVNKV